The Halobacillus amylolyticus nucleotide sequence TGGCAAGCTGGTATGTAGGTACATCTATAATCATTAAGGCTGTACCATCCTTACATGGACCACAAAAAGGTAAAACACCTTTTCCCTTTAATTTTCTTAAATAAGAAGCATGTTCGCGCATTAAATCTTCGTTCATTAATTCCTTTTGCTTGTTGGATAAACGTAC carries:
- a CDS encoding YciI family protein yields the protein MKKFIVRLSNKQKELMNEDLMREHASYLRKLKGKGVLPFCGPCKDGTALMIIDVPTYQLAKQYVENDPFSRVDYYLTRDIVEIEEATIENDFLMGDVFKGLKSM